One Peterkaempfera bronchialis DNA window includes the following coding sequences:
- a CDS encoding LCP family protein, which produces MAGCAGGIYAYQHLNGNITGVDVNLGDEAHRPKAATKAVNILIIGTDSREGLGKKYGDEGSVGHADTTFLFHVSADRTNATAVSIPRDLLVDIPECKTGDKVIPGTDRAMFNTSLGQDGRDPGCTWKTVEKLTGVRVDHFVEVNFEAVKTLSTAVGGVEVCAAKDLVDPKSHLNMKAGHHVIKGDEALAFVRTRHAVGFGGDLTRIPLQQQFISGLIRKVKSDGTLTDPTKVWNLADAATKALTVDQSIAGVLKLKDLAQDLSAVDTKHITFTTVPVIDDTEDKNRLALKQPDASQLFQMVAADRSLTKVKKKGTASASASAAASPAATTKAAPADVRVTVKNGSGVTGQAQATVEWMQNTKGYLRSSNGFNAPSTEKTTLYYAPDHADQARTLAEAMGLPATQMKATTEYGTGEKDPMLLILGKDFTAPGISLTAPTVAPSDLQRVQADDTNLCAK; this is translated from the coding sequence GTGGCCGGCTGCGCCGGCGGCATCTACGCGTACCAGCACCTCAACGGCAACATCACCGGGGTCGACGTCAACCTCGGCGACGAGGCCCACCGCCCCAAGGCCGCCACCAAGGCCGTCAACATCCTGATCATCGGCACCGACAGCCGTGAGGGCCTGGGCAAGAAGTACGGGGACGAGGGCAGCGTCGGCCATGCCGACACCACCTTCCTCTTCCATGTCTCGGCGGACCGCACCAATGCCACCGCCGTCTCCATCCCCCGCGACCTGTTGGTGGACATCCCCGAGTGCAAGACCGGGGACAAGGTGATCCCGGGCACGGACAGGGCGATGTTCAACACCAGCCTCGGCCAGGACGGCCGCGACCCGGGCTGCACCTGGAAGACCGTCGAGAAGCTGACCGGCGTCCGAGTCGACCACTTCGTGGAGGTCAACTTCGAAGCGGTGAAGACCCTCTCCACCGCCGTCGGCGGTGTCGAGGTCTGCGCCGCCAAAGACCTGGTCGACCCCAAGTCGCATCTGAACATGAAGGCCGGGCACCATGTGATCAAGGGCGATGAGGCGCTCGCCTTCGTCCGGACCCGGCATGCGGTCGGCTTCGGCGGCGACCTCACCCGCATCCCGCTCCAGCAGCAGTTCATCAGCGGCCTGATCCGCAAGGTGAAGAGCGACGGCACGCTCACCGACCCCACCAAGGTGTGGAACCTCGCCGACGCCGCCACCAAGGCGCTCACCGTCGACCAGTCCATCGCCGGCGTACTGAAGCTGAAGGACCTGGCGCAGGACCTCAGCGCGGTGGACACCAAGCACATCACCTTCACCACGGTCCCGGTGATCGACGACACGGAGGACAAGAACCGCCTGGCGCTGAAGCAGCCCGACGCCTCCCAGCTCTTCCAGATGGTCGCCGCCGACAGGTCGCTGACCAAGGTCAAGAAGAAGGGCACCGCCTCCGCCTCCGCGTCGGCCGCCGCCTCCCCCGCCGCCACGACCAAGGCCGCGCCGGCCGACGTCCGGGTCACGGTGAAGAACGGCAGCGGCGTCACCGGCCAGGCCCAGGCGACCGTGGAGTGGATGCAGAACACCAAGGGCTACCTCCGCAGCAGCAACGGCTTCAACGCCCCCTCGACCGAGAAGACCACGCTGTACTACGCGCCCGACCACGCCGACCAGGCCCGCACCCTGGCCGAGGCCATGGGCCTGCCCGCCACACAGATGAAGGCCACCACCGAGTACGGCACCGGGGAGAAGGACCCGATGCTGCTGATCCTGGGCAAGGACTTCACCGCGCCCGGCATCTCGCTCACCGCCCCCACCGTCGCGCCGTCCGACCTCCAGCGCGTCCAGGCCGACGACACCAATCTCTGCGCGAAGTGA
- a CDS encoding N-acetylmuramoyl-L-alanine amidase: MRIALVTALGAGCAALALQGLASGSPADSAVRAGLVSGGAGIAAVPVGDSDGATTTLPLTAAGPELRTGGGSRGLLEVPAQRTHPFSLLGVTWDDPHAELDGTVRARTRDARSGRWSGWHEVTGGSDDAPDVNSAERDAPGARGGTAPLWTGPSDGVEVQVRPGRSYLPAGLRVDLVDPGSGTHSALEPRLPASAGPGGAGRRMGRRSYTADRPTIVTRAGWRADEKLRSGDPEYTGTVKVVFVHHTVTGNDYDCSESDAIIRSIYRYHVESNGWRDIGYNFLVDKCGTIYEGRAGGVDRPVMGAHTLGYNNDSTGVAALGTFTDGEVPDDMVDAIARLAAWKLGIGGRNPTGTAVLGSKRTELRAISGHRDALATQCPGSALYARLSEIRSEAADLQGR, encoded by the coding sequence ATGCGCATTGCTCTTGTGACAGCACTGGGGGCGGGCTGCGCCGCCCTCGCCCTACAGGGTCTGGCCAGTGGCAGCCCGGCGGACTCCGCGGTGCGGGCCGGGCTGGTCTCGGGCGGTGCGGGGATAGCTGCCGTACCCGTCGGCGACTCGGACGGAGCCACCACCACCCTCCCGCTGACCGCCGCCGGACCGGAGCTGCGCACAGGCGGCGGCAGCCGCGGGCTGCTGGAGGTGCCCGCACAGCGCACCCATCCGTTCTCCCTGCTCGGGGTGACCTGGGACGACCCGCACGCCGAACTGGACGGCACCGTGCGGGCCCGTACCCGGGACGCCCGCAGCGGGCGCTGGAGCGGCTGGCACGAGGTGACCGGGGGGTCCGACGACGCACCCGACGTCAACTCCGCCGAGCGCGACGCCCCCGGCGCCCGTGGCGGGACGGCGCCGCTCTGGACGGGCCCCTCCGACGGGGTGGAGGTGCAGGTGCGCCCCGGCCGCTCGTATCTGCCGGCCGGCCTGCGGGTGGACCTGGTCGACCCGGGCAGCGGGACGCACAGTGCGCTGGAGCCCCGGCTGCCGGCCTCGGCCGGGCCGGGGGGCGCGGGGCGGCGGATGGGCCGCCGCTCGTACACCGCCGACCGGCCGACCATCGTCACCCGGGCGGGCTGGCGGGCCGACGAGAAGCTGCGCAGCGGCGACCCGGAGTACACCGGCACGGTGAAGGTCGTCTTCGTCCACCACACCGTGACCGGCAACGACTACGACTGCTCCGAGTCGGACGCGATCATCCGCTCGATCTACCGCTACCACGTGGAGAGCAACGGCTGGCGCGACATCGGCTACAACTTCCTGGTCGACAAGTGCGGCACCATCTACGAGGGCCGGGCCGGGGGCGTCGACCGGCCGGTCATGGGCGCCCACACCCTCGGGTACAACAACGACTCCACGGGGGTGGCCGCGCTCGGCACCTTCACGGACGGCGAGGTGCCCGACGACATGGTGGACGCCATCGCCCGGCTCGCCGCCTGGAAGCTGGGCATCGGCGGCCGCAACCCGACCGGGACCGCCGTACTGGGCTCCAAGCGGACCGAGCTCAGGGCGATCTCCGGGCACCGCGATGCCCTGGCCACCCAGTGCCCGGGCAGCGCGCTCTATGCGCGGCTCTCCGAGATCCGCAGCGAGGCCGCCGACCTCCAGGGACGGTAG
- a CDS encoding acyltransferase: MAHSGARIQPSADVDERAEVGEGTVVWHLAQVREAAVVGRDCIIGRGAYVGPGVRLGDRVKLQNHALVYEPAVLEDGVFVGPAAVLTNDLYPRAVDPDGKLKRGDDWDARGVTLRQGCSVGARAVLVAGVTVGRWALVAAGAVVHRDVPDFALVAGVPARRLKWVGRAGEPLERQPEDGHGGDGHGGDGAVRWRCPRTAEEYVERDGVLTQV, translated from the coding sequence ATGGCGCACAGCGGAGCGCGTATCCAGCCGAGCGCGGATGTCGACGAGCGCGCCGAGGTGGGCGAGGGCACCGTGGTCTGGCACCTGGCCCAGGTGCGCGAGGCGGCCGTGGTGGGCCGGGACTGCATCATCGGCCGGGGCGCCTATGTCGGGCCGGGCGTGCGCCTCGGCGACCGCGTCAAGCTCCAGAACCACGCCCTGGTGTACGAGCCCGCCGTCCTGGAGGACGGGGTCTTCGTCGGCCCGGCGGCGGTGCTCACCAATGACCTCTACCCCCGCGCGGTCGACCCGGACGGGAAGCTGAAGCGCGGCGACGACTGGGACGCACGCGGGGTGACGCTCCGTCAGGGTTGCTCGGTGGGTGCCCGCGCGGTGCTGGTCGCCGGGGTGACGGTCGGCCGCTGGGCGCTGGTCGCCGCCGGGGCCGTGGTCCACCGCGATGTACCCGACTTCGCCCTGGTCGCCGGGGTGCCGGCCCGCCGCCTCAAATGGGTCGGCCGGGCCGGAGAGCCCCTGGAGCGGCAGCCCGAGGACGGGCACGGCGGGGACGGGCACGGCGGGGACGGTGCCGTGCGGTGGCGCTGCCCCCGCACGGCCGAGGAGTATGTCGAGCGGGACGGCGTGCTCACTCAGGTCTGA
- a CDS encoding glycosyltransferase family 2 protein, with translation MSANTAEELPAVSVIMPVLNEERHLRTAVRHILEQEYAGGLEVVIALGPSTDRTDEIAAELVAEDPRVHTVPNPTGRTPAALNAAIRGSRNPVVVRVDGHGMLTPGYIATAVRLLAERDAANVGGIMHAEGETAWEEAVAAAMTSRIGVGNAAFHTGGEAAPADTVYLGVFRREVLEKLGGYNEEFIRAQDWELNYRIRQSGGLIWFTPELRVSYRPRPSIRALAKQYKDYGRWRRVVTRYHRGSVNLRYLAPPAALLGVVGGLVLGAALHPAFLAVPGGYAAAILLGSLKEGRGLSLKARAQLPVALATMHMSWGWGFLTSPRSLARRVIASKAPEPGAVGGNLAGR, from the coding sequence ATGAGCGCCAACACTGCCGAGGAGCTGCCGGCGGTCTCCGTGATCATGCCGGTGCTCAACGAGGAACGACACCTGCGGACTGCCGTCCGGCACATCCTGGAGCAGGAGTACGCCGGGGGGCTGGAGGTGGTGATCGCGCTCGGCCCGTCCACCGACCGGACCGACGAGATCGCCGCCGAACTGGTCGCCGAGGACCCCCGGGTGCACACGGTCCCCAATCCGACCGGCCGCACCCCGGCCGCCCTGAACGCCGCCATCCGGGGTTCCCGCAACCCCGTCGTGGTGCGGGTCGACGGCCACGGGATGCTGACCCCCGGTTACATCGCCACAGCGGTACGGCTGCTGGCCGAGCGGGACGCGGCCAACGTCGGCGGGATCATGCACGCCGAGGGCGAGACCGCGTGGGAGGAGGCCGTCGCCGCGGCCATGACCTCCCGGATAGGGGTCGGCAACGCGGCCTTCCACACCGGCGGCGAGGCGGCCCCGGCCGACACCGTCTACCTGGGCGTCTTCCGCCGCGAGGTGCTGGAGAAGCTGGGCGGCTACAACGAGGAGTTCATCCGCGCCCAGGACTGGGAGCTCAACTACCGCATCCGGCAGAGCGGCGGGCTGATCTGGTTCACCCCCGAGCTGCGGGTCTCGTACCGGCCGAGGCCGTCCATACGGGCGCTCGCCAAGCAGTACAAGGACTACGGCCGCTGGCGGCGGGTGGTCACCCGCTACCACCGGGGCTCGGTCAATCTGCGCTACCTCGCCCCGCCCGCCGCGCTGCTGGGCGTGGTCGGCGGCCTGGTGCTGGGCGCGGCGCTGCACCCGGCGTTCCTGGCGGTTCCCGGCGGCTACGCCGCGGCGATCCTGCTGGGCTCGCTCAAGGAGGGCCGGGGGCTGTCGCTGAAGGCCCGGGCGCAGCTGCCGGTGGCGCTGGCCACCATGCACATGTCCTGGGGCTGGGGCTTCCTGACCTCGCCGCGCTCGCTGGCCCGCCGGGTGATCGCTAGCAAGGCCCCGGAGCCGGGCGCTGTCGGCGGGAACCTCGCCGGACGCTGA
- a CDS encoding LCP family protein has product MATHDRPAPAGGTPTDSGAAPPAQDAAAIPGQRSHRAAGSSRSSRRKPKSGIKRYLKPISIGAGACVLLTAVSGWLYYEHLNSNIETSKKNLSDAKGKRTAPNAFGQVPLNILLLGSDSRATERARKLGGGKNLKDSPPLADVQMLLHVSADRSNASLISIPRDTMVDIPECRDESGKDYPAIPYRRINESLAHGGPGCTLGTWTEVTKLDIDHFMVIDFGGVVDMAQAVGGVTVCVNMNMYDRKTKIGGTGLKLPKGESKLNAEQSLLWLRTRDAWGSDLNRTKAQRMYLNSLIRKLKDEGTLTNPGRLMDLAEAATNALKVDDGLNTVKKLYDLGTELRKVPANRITTLTVPFLQDPQNKNTVVINKPDADKIWQMLLADVPLDKNGGKKKAAPSASATAPASTPAVDRSTVAVTVRNGTTVQKRAATLATELVGLGFTQAAVGTPGNADAQSETTLTFGASHQAEAQAVAAALKLPASALKESPSGGAPALVIGDDWTDGSTFPVRETPKAGDLPSSVEVKHASDKSDCMQVVPQGTTYTW; this is encoded by the coding sequence ATGGCCACCCACGACCGCCCCGCCCCGGCGGGCGGCACACCCACCGACTCCGGTGCGGCCCCGCCGGCGCAGGACGCCGCCGCCATCCCCGGCCAGCGTTCCCACCGGGCCGCCGGGAGCAGCCGGAGCAGCCGCCGCAAGCCCAAGTCCGGGATCAAGCGCTATCTGAAGCCGATATCCATAGGCGCCGGCGCCTGCGTACTTCTCACCGCCGTCTCCGGCTGGCTTTACTACGAACACCTCAACAGCAATATCGAGACATCGAAGAAAAATCTCAGTGACGCCAAGGGGAAGCGCACCGCTCCCAATGCGTTCGGGCAGGTCCCGCTGAACATCCTGCTGCTGGGCTCGGACAGCCGGGCCACCGAGCGGGCCCGGAAACTCGGCGGCGGAAAGAACCTCAAGGACAGTCCGCCGCTGGCCGATGTGCAGATGCTGCTCCATGTGTCGGCCGACCGCAGCAATGCCTCGCTGATCAGCATCCCCCGCGACACCATGGTGGACATTCCCGAGTGCCGCGACGAGTCGGGCAAGGACTATCCGGCCATCCCCTACCGGCGCATCAACGAGTCGCTGGCGCACGGCGGACCGGGCTGCACCCTGGGGACCTGGACCGAGGTCACCAAGCTCGACATCGACCACTTCATGGTGATCGACTTCGGCGGAGTGGTGGACATGGCCCAGGCCGTGGGCGGGGTCACGGTCTGCGTCAACATGAACATGTACGACCGCAAGACCAAGATCGGCGGCACCGGGCTCAAGCTTCCCAAGGGGGAGAGCAAGCTCAACGCCGAGCAGTCGCTGCTCTGGCTGCGTACCCGCGATGCCTGGGGCAGCGACCTCAACCGCACCAAGGCGCAGCGGATGTACCTCAACTCGCTGATCCGGAAGCTGAAGGACGAGGGGACCCTCACCAACCCGGGCAGGCTGATGGACCTTGCGGAGGCGGCCACCAATGCGCTCAAGGTGGACGACGGCCTCAACACGGTGAAGAAGCTCTACGACCTGGGCACCGAGCTGCGCAAGGTCCCCGCGAACCGCATCACCACGCTGACCGTCCCGTTCCTTCAGGACCCGCAGAACAAGAACACCGTGGTCATCAACAAGCCCGATGCCGACAAGATCTGGCAGATGCTGCTCGCCGATGTGCCGCTGGACAAGAACGGCGGCAAGAAGAAGGCCGCACCCTCCGCATCGGCGACCGCCCCCGCGAGCACCCCGGCGGTCGACAGGTCCACGGTCGCGGTGACCGTGCGGAACGGCACCACGGTGCAGAAGCGCGCCGCAACGCTCGCCACCGAACTGGTGGGCCTCGGGTTCACCCAGGCTGCCGTGGGGACGCCCGGAAACGCTGACGCCCAGTCGGAGACGACGCTGACCTTCGGCGCCTCCCACCAGGCGGAGGCCCAGGCGGTCGCCGCCGCCCTGAAGCTGCCCGCCAGTGCTCTCAAGGAGTCCCCCTCGGGGGGCGCGCCGGCGCTGGTGATCGGCGACGACTGGACGGACGGCAGCACCTTCCCGGTGCGGGAGACGCCCAAGGCCGGCGACCTGCCCTCCAGCGTCGAGGTCAAGCACGCCTCCGACAAGAGCGACTGCATGCAGGTGGTCCCGCAGGGGACCACCTACACCTGGTGA
- a CDS encoding TIGR03089 family protein, giving the protein MTATFAADARTPADLLRSALDGDPARPLVTFYDDGTGERVELSVRTFDNWVAKTSNLLQDELGAGPGDRAALLLPAHWQTAVWLLACWSVGVAAAPGGDPEPADLVVSGPDGLEAAQACSGERVALALRPLGGRFPQRPAGFLDYAAEVPAQGDRFAPYSPVDPEAVALETETGGLPLRLTGEEVVQHARAGAARLGIAPGSRVLSTLPYDTWEGLEAGLLAPLAAGASVVLCRNSAELSAEQWEQRTASERVTLRLG; this is encoded by the coding sequence ATGACTGCGACATTCGCCGCCGACGCCCGCACCCCCGCCGACCTGCTGCGATCCGCGCTCGACGGGGACCCTGCCCGCCCCCTGGTCACCTTCTACGACGACGGCACCGGGGAGAGAGTCGAACTGTCCGTCAGGACATTCGACAACTGGGTCGCCAAGACCTCCAACCTGCTCCAGGACGAACTGGGCGCAGGCCCCGGCGACCGCGCCGCCCTGCTGCTGCCCGCCCACTGGCAGACCGCCGTCTGGCTGCTGGCCTGCTGGTCGGTGGGGGTGGCCGCCGCCCCCGGCGGCGACCCGGAACCGGCCGACCTGGTGGTCAGCGGTCCCGACGGCCTGGAGGCCGCCCAGGCGTGCTCCGGCGAACGGGTGGCGCTGGCCCTGCGCCCGCTCGGCGGACGCTTCCCGCAGCGCCCGGCCGGCTTCCTGGACTACGCGGCCGAGGTGCCCGCCCAGGGCGACCGCTTCGCGCCGTACTCCCCGGTGGACCCGGAGGCCGTGGCGCTGGAGACCGAGACCGGCGGCCTGCCGCTGCGGCTCACCGGCGAGGAGGTCGTCCAGCATGCCCGCGCGGGCGCCGCCCGGCTGGGCATCGCACCGGGCAGCCGGGTGCTCTCCACCCTGCCGTACGACACCTGGGAGGGCCTGGAGGCGGGGCTGCTGGCGCCGCTGGCCGCAGGCGCCTCCGTGGTGCTCTGCCGCAACTCCGCAGAGCTCTCCGCCGAGCAGTGGGAGCAGCGGACCGCCTCCGAGCGGGTCACCCTGCGGCTGGGCTGA
- a CDS encoding LCP family protein: MSSSSGTPEQPEHREPPAAADPDSAAESESDISEAEPPEPEQPEATQPEAGPEHPEPAQPGPEHPEPEHPEAGAAKPRRRRRRLLAAGAGTLALLLAAGGGTAWWAYHRLDGNIHTDAATGRILQQEESARPQRNPDPKTYNAENILLIGSDDRSGSNAQYGPAGGQRSDTTILLHLSADRQRAVAVSIPRDAMVQVPACERADGSHTRPQLVQFNWAFEFGGAACTIRTVEDLTGIRVDHHLIVDFSGFKKMVDAVGGVDVCLDQDVHDKDARLDLTAGPHRLSGEQALGFVRVRETLGDGSDTERMGRQQEFLGSLVKKVQSDGVLLNPAKLWPLLDSATSAITADPGLSSLSDLYGLAESLRSMPTENVAFLTAPREPYPADHNRDQLVQPQAGLLFKALEEDRPVQVLSDSVTTAGDGGGTASPSPFATGSASDEAPIFHGRTADQEICGKR; the protein is encoded by the coding sequence GTGTCCAGCTCTTCAGGCACCCCCGAACAGCCGGAACACCGGGAGCCGCCGGCGGCTGCCGACCCGGACTCCGCCGCCGAGTCCGAGTCCGACATATCCGAGGCCGAGCCACCGGAACCCGAGCAGCCCGAGGCCACACAGCCCGAGGCCGGGCCCGAGCACCCCGAACCCGCGCAGCCCGGGCCCGAGCACCCCGAACCCGAGCACCCCGAGGCGGGCGCCGCCAAGCCCCGTCGGCGGCGGCGCAGGCTCCTCGCCGCCGGGGCCGGCACCCTGGCCCTGCTGCTGGCAGCCGGCGGCGGCACCGCCTGGTGGGCGTACCACCGGCTGGACGGCAATATCCACACCGACGCCGCCACCGGCCGGATCCTCCAGCAGGAGGAGTCCGCCCGACCGCAGCGCAACCCCGACCCCAAGACCTACAACGCCGAGAACATCCTGCTCATCGGCAGCGACGACCGCAGCGGCAGCAACGCCCAGTACGGCCCGGCGGGCGGGCAGCGCTCGGACACCACGATCCTGCTGCACCTCTCGGCCGACCGGCAGCGCGCCGTCGCGGTCTCCATCCCGCGCGACGCCATGGTCCAGGTGCCCGCCTGCGAGCGGGCCGACGGCTCACACACCCGTCCGCAGCTCGTCCAGTTCAACTGGGCCTTCGAGTTCGGCGGCGCCGCCTGCACCATCCGCACCGTGGAGGACCTGACCGGCATCCGCGTGGACCACCATCTGATCGTCGACTTCTCCGGCTTCAAGAAGATGGTGGACGCGGTCGGCGGCGTGGATGTCTGCCTGGACCAGGATGTGCACGACAAGGACGCCAGGCTGGACCTGACCGCCGGCCCGCACCGGCTGAGCGGTGAGCAGGCGCTGGGCTTCGTCCGGGTGCGGGAGACGCTCGGCGACGGCAGCGACACCGAGCGGATGGGACGGCAGCAGGAGTTCCTCGGGTCGCTGGTCAAGAAGGTGCAGTCGGACGGGGTGCTGCTCAACCCGGCCAAGCTGTGGCCGCTGCTGGACTCGGCGACCTCGGCGATCACCGCCGACCCCGGGCTCAGCTCGCTGAGCGACCTCTACGGCCTGGCGGAGAGCCTGCGCTCGATGCCGACCGAGAATGTGGCCTTTCTGACCGCGCCCCGCGAGCCCTACCCGGCGGACCACAACCGGGACCAGCTGGTGCAGCCGCAGGCCGGCCTGCTCTTCAAGGCGCTGGAGGAGGACCGGCCGGTACAGGTGCTGTCCGACTCCGTCACCACCGCGGGGGACGGTGGGGGCACGGCTTCCCCCTCGCCCTTTGCGACCGGCTCCGCCTCCGATGAGGCACCGATCTTCCATGGTCGAACAGCCGACCAGGAAATCTGTGGCAAGAGATGA